One stretch of Harpia harpyja isolate bHarHar1 chromosome 17, bHarHar1 primary haplotype, whole genome shotgun sequence DNA includes these proteins:
- the KCNE3 gene encoding potassium voltage-gated channel subfamily E member 3 isoform X1: MEEDNRTETWHRSLQAVLNALNQTLHGVILCPTDRPATTARNASTRAGHPGRNDNAYMYILFVMTLFAATVGSLILGYTRSRKVDKRSDPYHVYIKNRVSMI, from the coding sequence ATGGAGGAGGACAACCGGACAGAGACCTGGCACCGAAGCCTCCAGGCAGTGCTTAATGCCTTGAACCAGACGCTGCATGGGGTCATCCTCTGTCCCACTGACCGCCCCGCCACCACCGCACGCAACGCCAGCACCCGCGCCGGCCATCCCGGCCGCAACGACAACGCCTACATGTACATCCTCTTCGTCATGACGCTTTTTGCCGCCACGGTGGGGAGCCTCATCCTGGGCTACACCCGCTCCCGCAAAGTGGACAAGCGCAGCGACCCGTACCACGTCTACATCAAGAACAGGGTCTCCATGATCTGA
- the KCNE3 gene encoding potassium voltage-gated channel subfamily E member 3 isoform X2 yields MAHLRDRVPVSLPGRHLLQGPGETRGDEDMEEDNRTETWHRSLQAVLNALNQTLHGVILCPTDRPATTARNASTRAGHPGRNDNAYMYILFVMTLFAATVGSLILGYTRSRKVDKRSDPYHVYIKNRVSMI; encoded by the exons ATGGCACACCTGCGGGaccgtgtccccgtgtcccttcCCGGCCGGCACCTGCTCCAAGGCCCCGGCGAGACACGAGGGGAT GAGGACATGGAGGAGGACAACCGGACAGAGACCTGGCACCGAAGCCTCCAGGCAGTGCTTAATGCCTTGAACCAGACGCTGCATGGGGTCATCCTCTGTCCCACTGACCGCCCCGCCACCACCGCACGCAACGCCAGCACCCGCGCCGGCCATCCCGGCCGCAACGACAACGCCTACATGTACATCCTCTTCGTCATGACGCTTTTTGCCGCCACGGTGGGGAGCCTCATCCTGGGCTACACCCGCTCCCGCAAAGTGGACAAGCGCAGCGACCCGTACCACGTCTACATCAAGAACAGGGTCTCCATGATCTGA
- the LIPT2 gene encoding putative lipoyltransferase 2, mitochondrial isoform X2 — protein sequence MSRGPVRVLRLGLRPYAEALRAQERCVEAARAARLPVPVAVPGESVVLSEPAGPVYAWGLRGGPEAEAAARLRERGAGLAAVRRGGRITFHGPGQLLAFPVLDLRRRRLPLRAYVEALEALVLRLCRRFGLPAARALPPPFTGVWMGDSKLCAIGGVRLHLGLFGRPRGLGQPAAPPLGVSANPRRGRRMAKTRALVPLPIDGA from the exons atgtCGCGGGGCCCGGTGCGGGTGCTGCGGCTGGGGCTGCGGCCCTACGCCGAGGCCCTGCGGGCGCAGGAACGCTGCGTGGAAgcggcgcgggcggcgcggcTCCCCGTCCCCGTCGCCGTCCCCGGGGAGAGCGTGGTGCTGAGCGAGCCGGCGGGGCCCGTCTAcgcctgggggctgcgggggggcccggaggcggaggcggcggcgcggctgcgggagcggggcgcggggTTGGCGGCCGTGCGGCGCGGCGGGCGGATCACCTTCCACGGGCCCGGGCAGCTCCTCGCCTTCCCCGTCCTCGacctccgccgccgccgcttgcCGCTGCGGGCTTACGTGGAAGCGCTGGAAGCGCTGGTCCTGCGGCTCTGCCGCCGTTTCGgcctgcccgccgcccgcgccctcCCGCCGCCCTTCACCGGCGTCTGGATGGGCGACAGCAAGCTCTGCGCCATCG GAGGTGTTCGACTGCACCTTGGTCTTTTCGGAAGACCCCGGGGACTAGGACAACCAGCGGCACCTCCGCTGGGTGTTTCGGCAAACCCTCGGCGCGGCCGACGAATGGCAAAGACAAGAGCTCTCGTGCCTTTGCCAATAGACGGTGCGTGA
- the LIPT2 gene encoding putative lipoyltransferase 2, mitochondrial isoform X1, which translates to MSRGPVRVLRLGLRPYAEALRAQERCVEAARAARLPVPVAVPGESVVLSEPAGPVYAWGLRGGPEAEAAARLRERGAGLAAVRRGGRITFHGPGQLLAFPVLDLRRRRLPLRAYVEALEALVLRLCRRFGLPAARALPPPFTGVWMGDSKLCAIGVHCGNHITSHGLALNCCTDLTWFDHIVPCGLEGKGVTSLSRELGRHITVDHVLEPFLDSFQEVFDCTLVFSEDPGD; encoded by the exons atgtCGCGGGGCCCGGTGCGGGTGCTGCGGCTGGGGCTGCGGCCCTACGCCGAGGCCCTGCGGGCGCAGGAACGCTGCGTGGAAgcggcgcgggcggcgcggcTCCCCGTCCCCGTCGCCGTCCCCGGGGAGAGCGTGGTGCTGAGCGAGCCGGCGGGGCCCGTCTAcgcctgggggctgcgggggggcccggaggcggaggcggcggcgcggctgcgggagcggggcgcggggTTGGCGGCCGTGCGGCGCGGCGGGCGGATCACCTTCCACGGGCCCGGGCAGCTCCTCGCCTTCCCCGTCCTCGacctccgccgccgccgcttgcCGCTGCGGGCTTACGTGGAAGCGCTGGAAGCGCTGGTCCTGCGGCTCTGCCGCCGTTTCGgcctgcccgccgcccgcgccctcCCGCCGCCCTTCACCGGCGTCTGGATGGGCGACAGCAAGCTCTGCGCCATCG GGGTGCACTGCGGGAACCACATCACCTCCCACGGGCTGGCACTGAACTGCTGCACCGACCTCACCTGGTTCGACCACATCGTCCCCTGCGGGCTGGAGGGGAAGGGTGTCACCTCGCTGAGCCGCGAGCTGGGGCGGCACATCACCGTCGACCACGTCCTCGAGCCCTTCCTCGATTCCTTCCAGGAGGTGTTCGACTGCACCTTGGTCTTTTCGGAAGACCCCGGGGACTAG